From Butyricimonas paravirosa, one genomic window encodes:
- a CDS encoding DUF4843 domain-containing protein: protein MKYGFFFFISVLAFVACQENEISTFDNESSLFFFRDIYNNNSKGTPQLDSTSYSFFLAGSIQIDTVWLDVLLTGSPSAQDRPFRIVQSNVGEPGAAVAGTHYVAFDDPEMVKRMVMPANKVSVALPVIMTRTPQMDTEEYRLDMEILPNEYFIQGIKDRVVYVLKITGKATKPANWDSPNSYLATFGEWGQEKMRFIIDYVGYNTFDETLITDYRYYLQLKAREKLAEYEAVKGPIYEADSTRVTFPAAS, encoded by the coding sequence ATGAAATACGGATTTTTCTTTTTTATTTCGGTGCTGGCCTTTGTTGCTTGCCAAGAAAATGAAATCAGTACGTTTGATAACGAAAGTTCCCTTTTCTTTTTCCGTGATATTTATAATAACAATAGCAAGGGAACGCCACAACTTGATAGTACATCCTATTCCTTCTTTTTGGCGGGATCTATTCAAATAGATACGGTTTGGTTGGACGTGTTGCTTACGGGGTCGCCTTCCGCTCAGGATCGCCCGTTTCGTATCGTGCAGTCCAATGTCGGGGAACCCGGAGCCGCTGTTGCAGGAACTCATTATGTTGCATTCGATGATCCAGAAATGGTGAAGAGAATGGTGATGCCGGCAAATAAGGTGTCTGTCGCCTTACCGGTGATCATGACTCGAACACCACAGATGGATACCGAGGAGTATCGGCTGGATATGGAAATTCTTCCTAATGAATATTTCATCCAGGGAATTAAGGATCGTGTCGTGTATGTCCTTAAAATTACTGGTAAAGCCACGAAACCAGCTAACTGGGATTCACCGAATAGTTATCTGGCCACCTTCGGGGAGTGGGGACAAGAAAAGATGAGGTTCATCATCGATTATGTTGGGTATAATACTTTCGACGAGACCTTAATTACGGATTACAGGTATTATTTACAGCTAAAAGCGCGGGAAAAGTTAGCCGAATATGAGGCCGTTAAAGGGCCTATCTATGAGGCCGACAGTACACGGGTAACATTCCCTGCAGCATCTTAA